AGGTGGCCTGCATGGAACACCCGCTTGATCACGGCAAACGGTCGTTCCACCAGCGATCGTGTTCTGCTGATGGCCTTGTTCCGCCGGTTCTCCTTGATGGAGAGGGGATGGTTGCGAACGGCCCGGTGCATGGTCTTGTCCATAGATGCCTGCGGTTTCACCCCAAAATAGCCTTTATCGCGATAGACCGTCTCACCTTCCCGGGAGAGATCGATCCTGCTGTCATGGAGTGACGCCGTGGTGGTCTCAATCCGGCGGATCAGCTGACTGTCCTTGTCGAGCAGGATGTGAAGTTTGTACCCGAACTGTGACTTCGAGCCCTTCTTGGCCCAGGTGCCGTCGCGGCTGCGCCGCGTCTCTGCCTGATCTCCCCGGGGCGTGCCGGCAGGAGCATGCCCGGGATCGGCGGTGATGAACGTCGCGTCCTGCATGACACCGCGTTTGATGGCGAGCCCTTGTACTTCGAGTTGCCGCTGGAACTCATCCCAGATCGCGGTATCCTTCCCGGTTTGCGCCAAGCGTTCCCGGAACAGCCAGACCGTCGACCGATCCGGAATGGTTTCCGGATATCCCAGGAAGTGACGGAACGAGATCCGGTCGGTCGCCTGACGCTCCAGTTCGGGGTCAGACAGGCCATACCACTGCTGAAGCACCAGCAGCCGGATCATCAGAACGACGTCATAGTTCGGACGGCCGCCTCGCCCCTCGGCGTTGGTGTAGAGGTCAGCAAGGAGAGGGCGGAAGGCATCCCAGTCGATCAGACCGCTGACCTCACCCAGCCGATCACCCAGAGCTGCAAGGCTGGCATATTCGTGGTGGATCGCGAAATTGGTAAACGTGCTCATGGGAAAAAGGTCGATCCGGGACTATAAAGTACTTTGGGTGAGGTGGGGTTGTTCGAAATTCTCGAGGAGGACGGCGGCTGCAGAGACAAAAAACAGGACGAACGATCCGGCCGTGAGGAGAAGGGACGCCTCTCCGGAAACGTCGATGGTCTTCTCTTTGCGGTAGCCTTTCAGGTCGATAGACCCTTCTTCCCTTGAACTCCCCGGCATATGCAGCATCTCTTCCGGTCAGGTGCGTCTTCCCGACCTATCATGCCGCCGGTCAGGATCGTTCCCATATTTATATCAGATCCAGGTTCCCACCATCACCATACAGATGTCGGATAAACCGTCTCTCCAACCGAAACCCGGCCTGATCGAGCAGTTCAGGGAGAGCCAGCACCCCATCGTCTCCATCGCCCGCGACGTCCTCTGGGCGGTGGCGGTCGTCGGGGTGATCGCACTCGTCCTCTTCCTCGTCTCAGGCATCTGGCCCGCCGTGGTGGCGATCGAGTCCGAGAGCATGGTCCCGAACATGAATGTCGGCGACCTCGTCTTCGTCGTGGCGCCCGACCGTTTCGGGGCTCTCCAGACCTTCGAGGATGGACAGGTCTCCGGGTATATGAAATACAACGAATACGGGGACGTGATCATCTACCGGCCCAACGGGGCCGATTCGGTCCACCCGATCATCCACCGCGCCATGATGCGGGTCGAGGGGGGCGAGACGGTGGACACCCTCAACGGCCTCAACCTCGGTTATACGGCGCCGCACGAGGGGTATATCACCTGGGGCGACAACAACCCGGTCCCCGACCAGGTGGTCGCCTATCCGGGGCTCGGGCAGATCGAACCGGTGAAAGAGGAGTGGATCGTCGGCAAGGCCCTGTTTGCGATCCCGGTGATCGGGTATCTCCCCCTCCACCTGCTCGAGGTGGCGGTCGCCCTGATCGCCCTGATGATCCTCTGGGACTACCTGAGCGAGAGACGGAAAAAAGAGACGGATAACGATAGCAGGAAGAGACGACCATGACAGACAGAATACGCACGCTGCTCTCTGACACGCTGGCCGGCCACCGGATGACCGAAGGGGAAGCGCTGACGCTTCTCGGCGCGAAGGGCCGGGATATCTGGGCGATCGCCGCCGCCGCCGACGAGGTGCGGGAGCAGAAGGCCGGCGATGCGGTCACCTTCGTTTTGAACCAGAACCTCCATATCACCAACATCTGCAAGAACCTCTGCGGCTTCTGCGGTTTCGGCCGCAAAGCGACCGATCCCGACGCATACATGCTGGGCAAAGAGCAGGTGCAGGCGCAGGCCCGCAATGCGGGGGCGCGCGGGGTCACCGAGGTCTGTTTCCTCTCCGGCGTCCACCCGGCCTTCACCATGGAGTCCTACGAGGAGATGATCGGCTGGGTCAGGGAGGTCCTCCCCGATGTGGACATCCACGCCTGCAGCCCTGAAGAGGTCTTCTTTGCCGCGGAACGGAGCGGCATCCCGACGGTCGAGGCGCTGGAGCGCCTGAGGGCCGCCGGGCTCGGGACCCTCCAGGGGACGGCGGCGGAGATCCTGGTGGACGAGGTGCGCGACGTGATCTGCCCGAAAAAGGTGCGGACGGCCGACTGGGTCAGGATCATCAGGGAGGCGCACCTGATGGGGATCAGGTCGTCAGGGACGATCATGTACGGCTCGTACGAGTCGGACGCCGACCGCGCCCGCCACCTCGGGATCCTCAGGGAGATCCAGGACGAGACCGGCGGGTTCACCGAGCTGGTCACCCTCCCGTACATCCACCAGCACACCCCCCTCTACCAGGCCGGGATCGCCCGTCCGGGCTCGACCGGGCGGGAGGACATCCTGCTCATTGCCGTATCGCGCCTCTTCCTGGACAACTTCCAGAACGTCCAGGTCTCCTGGGGCAAGGTCGGGACGAAGATGGCGCAGGTCTGTCTGCTCGCCGGTGCGAACGACCTCGGCGGGACGATGTTTGCCGACGCGGTGACGGTCTCTGCCGGCGCCGACGAGGCCGACTACCTGGACCCGGCGGCGATGCGGCGGATCGCAGAGGACCTCGGCCGTCCGCTCGTGCAGCGGACGACCACCTACGGACGGGCCTGAGCCCCTCCCTCTCTCTTTTATAGGGTGAGTGCAGAAGCACCTGGTACATGATACGGGCGCTGCTCGACGAGATCCTCGCCGGTCGCCGGATGACCGAAGCCGAAGCGCTGACCCTTCTCTCCGCCAGGGGCCGGGAGGTGTGGGCGATCGCCGCCGCCGCCGATGAGGTGCGGAAGAAACGGGCCGGCGAGGCGGTCACCTATGTGCGCAACCAGAACCTGAACCTGACGAACATCTGCATAAACTCCTGCGGTTTCTGCGGGTTCTGCCGGAAGATCGGGGATCCCGACGCATATTTCCACGGGCCCGACGAGGTGCTCTCCCGCCTGCGGGCCGCGCGGGATCGCAGTGTCACCGAGATCTGCACGGTGAGCGGCCTCCACCCCGACTTCACGGCCGACGATTATATCGACCTTTTCCGGCGGATCAGGGAGGAGGCGCCGGCGGCGCATATCCACGCCTCAAACCCGCAGGAGGTCGCCTATGCCGCCAGGCAGAGCGGGCTTTCGACCCGGGAGGTCCTGGGCCTGATGAAGGAAGCCGGGCTCGGGTCGCTCTGCGGCACCGCCGCCGAGATCCTGGTGGACGGGGTGCGCAAAGAGATCTGTCCGGGTAAGATCGGGACTGCAGAATGGGTCAGGATCGTCAGGGAGGCGCACCTGATGGGCATCCCCTCGACGGCGACGATCATGTACGGCCATATCGACACTGCCGCCGACCGCGCCCGCCACCTTGCGATCCTGAGGGAGATCCAGGACGAGACCGGGGGGTTCACCGAGTTCGTCCCGCTCTCGTTCATCCCGTGGACCACCCCCATCTACACCTCGGGGCGGGCGCGGGCCGGTGCGACCGGGCGGGAGGACCTCCTGATGTATGCGGTCTCCCGCCTCTTCCTGGACAACATCGTCCATATCCAGGCGTCGTGGGTGAAGATCGGGACAAAAATGGCGCAGATCGCTCTCATAGCCGGCGCCGACGATCTCGGCGGGACGATGTTTGAAGAGAGCATATCGAAAGGGGCAGGGGCGACCGGGACCGATTACCTGGACCCCGCGGAGATGCGGCGGATCGCAGAAGATCTCGGCCGCCCCCTCAGGGAGCGCACGACCCTGTACGGGGCCGTGCGGTGATCTCTCACCGCCCCTTCCTGCAGATCTCGTTGAGGGCGTCGACGAGGTCCTGGATCCGGTAGGGTTTCGGGAGCGCCGCTGCAAACCCGTAGTCGGCATAGGAGGCCATCACCGGGTCCTGCGAGTAGCCGCTCGAAACGATCGCTCGCACCGCCGGATCGATCTCCTTGAGCCGCTCCATCGTCTCCTTCCCGCCCATGCCGCCGGGGATGGTCATGTCCAGCACCACGGCGTCATAGGGCTCTCCTCCTTCCATCGCCTTTCTATAGCGTTCGAGGGCGGCGGCCCCGTCCTCCGCGGTGTCCACAGAGAACCCTTTTCTGGTGAGCATCGCCTTCATCACCGCCCTGATCGCCTCCTCGTCGTCCATGATCAGGACGCGGCCGGGGCACGGCGTCTCTTCGGATTCTGCCTCTCCATGCTCCTCGGGGGCGGGTTTTTCCTCGGCCGCCGGGAGGTAGACCGAGAAGGTCGTCCCGGCACCCACCCCGGAGCGCACATCGATCCAGCCGTCGTGCTTTTTGATGATGGAGAAGCAGCTGGGAAGGCCGAGCCCGCGCCCGCCGGCTTTTGTGGTGAAATACGGGTCGAAGATCTTCGGGAGAACCTCGGGCGGGATGCCGGTCCCGGTGTCGGCAACCTCGACCCTGACATATTTCCCGGGCTTGAGCACGGGCGTCTCCTCGCCGAGATCGACGTTTCTCGCAGAGATGGTGACGATGCCGCCTCCCTCCATCGCCTGTGCGGCGTTCAGGACGAGGTTTCCGATCACCTGCGCGATCTGGCTGAGGTCCACGTTCACCGGCAGGAGGTCCTCGGGGATATCGAAGGACGGTCTCGACCGTGACCCTCGCAGGGTGAAGGTGGCCGTCTCCCTGATCATCTCCCCGAGGTGGCGGGCGCGCCTGACCGGCGCTCCGCCCCGTGCGAAGGTGAGGAGCTGCGCCGTCAGGTCCCGTGCCCTGAAGAGTGCCGCCTCTGCGTCTTTGAGATACTTCAGCCTGATATCGCCCTCCTCCATCCCCTCGGCGGCGAACTGGATGTTGCCCAGGATCCCCATCAGGAAGTTGTTGAAGTCGTGGGCGATCCCGCCTGCAAGAAGGCCGAGGGACTCGAGTTTCTGTGCCTGGATCTGCTCCTCCTCCGCCTTTCTGGCTGCGGTCACGTCCCTGAACACGATGACGACGCCGGTGATCCGGCTCTCTGCATCACGGATCGGGGCGGCCGAGTCGGCGACGACCCGCTCGGCCCCGTCCTTCATGACGAGGACGGTCTCCCGCGGGAGCTCGATGATGGCGTTCTCCCTCATCACCTGCGCCACCAGGTCGTCACGGGGCTGCCGGCTGAGTTCGTCGACGATCCTGAGGACCGAGGCGAGGTGTTTTCCCCGCGCCTCCTCGATCGCCCACCCGGTGATCTCCTCTGCGGCCCGGTTCATCATCTCGATCCGCCCGTCTGTGCCGGTGACGATCACGCCGTCCCCGATCGATCGCAGGGTCACTGCAAGCCGCTCTTTCCCGTCTGCAAGCCTGGACTCGGCGGCCTTCCGGTCCCTGACCTCGTCGCTGAGGCTTTTCACCGCCCGGTCGAGTTCGGCGGTGCGTTTTGCGACCTGCTCTTCGAGGGTTTTGCGGGAGACCTCCCGCTCGATCTCCACCCGTTTGCGCCCGGTGAAGTCCACATGGGTGCCGACCATCCTGAGAGGGGTGTCGCCCTCCCACGCCGCGACCCGTCCCCGGCCCAGGATCCACTTCCATTTGCCTTCACGGGTGAGCATGCGGAATTCGACCTGAAAATCGGCGTCTTTCCTGGAGACGGCGGCTTTGATCTCGCCCCTGACCCGCTCCCTGTCGTCGGGATGGAGCAGCGCCTCCCATGAGGCATAGGACGCCGGGAATGCGCCGGGCTCGTAGCCGAGCATCCGGTAATACGAGGGGCTGAAATAGGCCCGGTTGTCGGTGAGGTCCCACTCCCACACCCCGTCGTTGGTGGCGGCAAGTGCGGCGGAAAGCCGCTCTTCGCTGGTCTTCAGCTTCGTTTGTACACCCTTGAGCCGCCTGTTCATCAGGACGAGGCCGGCGAGAAGGGCGGTGAGCAGGGTTGCAGCGACGACCGAGAGGTACACCGTCTGGATCGGGACCTCGATGCTCGTTTCCGGCCTGTTTATCACGACGCTCCCCTCGGGCAGGGCCGAGATGGGGATGCCGTGCTCTTCGAGCTGACGGTAATCGAAGATCGCCGCCTGCGGCCGCGCCACCACGGGGGCGATCGCCGCCGTCGGGGTGCCGTTGAGGATCTCGGCTGCAATCTCGCCGGCCGCCGCGCCCTGCTCGAACCCCCGCGTCATGTAGCCGCCGACGATCCCTTTGCCGAGATAAAAGTCCCAGATGCCGTAGACCGGGGCGTCGGTCATGCGGGTGATCTGCTCCACCATCTCGTCGTAGGTGAAGATCCGCCCTTCGGCGTCCTGGTTGTAGGTGAGGAGCAGGACGACGCTTCTGGTGGGGAGGCGCTCCAGGGCGAGGTAGAGGTCTTCGGCGGCGAGGCCGCTGAGGGTGATCACCTCGAGGCGCTGGCGTTCCCGGTATGCGGGCAGGACCGTCTGGAGTATGAGGTCGTTTTCCTTTCCGGCAGTCGAGATGTTGTCGTTGATGACGACGAGGTGCCCGGTCTCGGGGTGGAGGGCGAGGGCGAGATCGATCGTCCGCGCTATCTCGTAGTCCTCCATCACCCCGGTGGCGTCGGGAAGTTCAGGGGCCTGCCGGTCCTCCCGCCAGTTCAGGCCGACGACCACGACCGGCGTGTCCGGGAAGAGGTCGTCCCGGTATTTTTTTAAGAAGAGGTAGGCGTCCTCCTCCTCGGCGATGATCACGTCGGGCGTGTCGGTCCGGTATTTGGTCTGGTAGATCCTGAAGAGGTGCTCGAAGTACTCGTCTCCGCTCGCCCGCTTCGTATCCATGTACTCGATGCGGAGATCGGTGTCGGCGTCCGGCGGGATGACGGAGATGACGCCGTCCACCACGTCGTCGGTCCACGCAAAACCCTGGTTATAGGAGAGAAGGAGCAGGACGGTCCTGGTGTCGTCGGGCACCGCAGCGGAGGCCGAAAGGACAAGAGAGAGCAGCAGGAGGGCGGCAACGAACCCCTTCTTCCCGGAACCTTCGATAGTAACTCCTCCACGCGGCTGGAATGGTCGTGTTCAGGTTTCTCTTTGATCCATGTATCTGTTCTCATTCGATTGGCGCAGGTCTTCCCGTGCGATGGCCTGAACCTTCAGAGGAGTTCGAGGGCCTCTCTCCCGGTCATGCCCGGTGCGATACCCCTCTTTGCCGCCGGTTCGTTTGCCACGGCGATAATGCCGGCGAGGAGGTCGTCGAGGTCGCGGATCGATGACCCCTCTGCCGGTCGCACCCGTGCCGCCGGGTAGCCGAACCGCTCCAGCGCCGCCACATCGAAGGCGCCGCAGCCGACGAGCCCGCGATCGGTCTTTGCAAATACGAGGTTTGCCGGGCCGAGGGGGACGACAAAGCCTTCAGCCTCTTTCTCTGTGAGGGGGATCCTGATGCCTTCCATACCTTCGGGTGAGTCTCCGGCATATATCAATGGATTTGTCCTTGCGTCATTCACAGGGGGTGCTGCAGTAAAAATACCGTCAGGCAGGATGGCAGCGATCAAGAGAGCGATAACTACGACGGACAGGGCAATGGCACAGTAATGCATCTCCGGGCGGGCGGTTCGATCCATGCTTTCTTCTCTCCTTCGGGATTTTTCTCTGCTCCACCTATTTTCTGACCTTAAAATAAAAAAGGTGCTTTTTTTGGGTTAGGTCAGCATTTTGATGTAGATTGGGGTGCCTTTTTAGTCGTGAGGCTGGAGGAGGTTGATGATCTTCCGTGCGGCCTCGTCTGACTTTCTGACCGCCCGGGCGTCGGTCATGATCTCGCCGGGGAGATAGGCCTTGCCGCAGACATGCCCGAGATAGGAGA
Above is a window of Methanofollis tationis DNA encoding:
- a CDS encoding IS5 family transposase, with amino-acid sequence MSTFTNFAIHHEYASLAALGDRLGEVSGLIDWDAFRPLLADLYTNAEGRGGRPNYDVVLMIRLLVLQQWYGLSDPELERQATDRISFRHFLGYPETIPDRSTVWLFRERLAQTGKDTAIWDEFQRQLEVQGLAIKRGVMQDATFITADPGHAPAGTPRGDQAETRRSRDGTWAKKGSKSQFGYKLHILLDKDSQLIRRIETTTASLHDSRIDLSREGETVYRDKGYFGVKPQASMDKTMHRAVRNHPLSIKENRRNKAISRTRSLVERPFAVIKRVFHAGHLMVTTVARVHVKNIFSCMNFNFRQLLTLKAQAAER
- a CDS encoding ABC transporter substrate binding protein, which codes for MPDDTRTVLLLLSYNQGFAWTDDVVDGVISVIPPDADTDLRIEYMDTKRASGDEYFEHLFRIYQTKYRTDTPDVIIAEEEDAYLFLKKYRDDLFPDTPVVVVGLNWREDRQAPELPDATGVMEDYEIARTIDLALALHPETGHLVVINDNISTAGKENDLILQTVLPAYRERQRLEVITLSGLAAEDLYLALERLPTRSVVLLLTYNQDAEGRIFTYDEMVEQITRMTDAPVYGIWDFYLGKGIVGGYMTRGFEQGAAAGEIAAEILNGTPTAAIAPVVARPQAAIFDYRQLEEHGIPISALPEGSVVINRPETSIEVPIQTVYLSVVAATLLTALLAGLVLMNRRLKGVQTKLKTSEERLSAALAATNDGVWEWDLTDNRAYFSPSYYRMLGYEPGAFPASYASWEALLHPDDRERVRGEIKAAVSRKDADFQVEFRMLTREGKWKWILGRGRVAAWEGDTPLRMVGTHVDFTGRKRVEIEREVSRKTLEEQVAKRTAELDRAVKSLSDEVRDRKAAESRLADGKERLAVTLRSIGDGVIVTGTDGRIEMMNRAAEEITGWAIEEARGKHLASVLRIVDELSRQPRDDLVAQVMRENAIIELPRETVLVMKDGAERVVADSAAPIRDAESRITGVVIVFRDVTAARKAEEEQIQAQKLESLGLLAGGIAHDFNNFLMGILGNIQFAAEGMEEGDIRLKYLKDAEAALFRARDLTAQLLTFARGGAPVRRARHLGEMIRETATFTLRGSRSRPSFDIPEDLLPVNVDLSQIAQVIGNLVLNAAQAMEGGGIVTISARNVDLGEETPVLKPGKYVRVEVADTGTGIPPEVLPKIFDPYFTTKAGGRGLGLPSCFSIIKKHDGWIDVRSGVGAGTTFSVYLPAAEEKPAPEEHGEAESEETPCPGRVLIMDDEEAIRAVMKAMLTRKGFSVDTAEDGAAALERYRKAMEGGEPYDAVVLDMTIPGGMGGKETMERLKEIDPAVRAIVSSGYSQDPVMASYADYGFAAALPKPYRIQDLVDALNEICRKGR
- a CDS encoding signal peptidase I → MSDKPSLQPKPGLIEQFRESQHPIVSIARDVLWAVAVVGVIALVLFLVSGIWPAVVAIESESMVPNMNVGDLVFVVAPDRFGALQTFEDGQVSGYMKYNEYGDVIIYRPNGADSVHPIIHRAMMRVEGGETVDTLNGLNLGYTAPHEGYITWGDNNPVPDQVVAYPGLGQIEPVKEEWIVGKALFAIPVIGYLPLHLLEVAVALIALMILWDYLSERRKKETDNDSRKRRP
- the cofH gene encoding 5-amino-6-(D-ribitylamino)uracil--L-tyrosine 4-hydroxyphenyl transferase CofH, yielding MIRALLDEILAGRRMTEAEALTLLSARGREVWAIAAAADEVRKKRAGEAVTYVRNQNLNLTNICINSCGFCGFCRKIGDPDAYFHGPDEVLSRLRAARDRSVTEICTVSGLHPDFTADDYIDLFRRIREEAPAAHIHASNPQEVAYAARQSGLSTREVLGLMKEAGLGSLCGTAAEILVDGVRKEICPGKIGTAEWVRIVREAHLMGIPSTATIMYGHIDTAADRARHLAILREIQDETGGFTEFVPLSFIPWTTPIYTSGRARAGATGREDLLMYAVSRLFLDNIVHIQASWVKIGTKMAQIALIAGADDLGGTMFEESISKGAGATGTDYLDPAEMRRIAEDLGRPLRERTTLYGAVR
- a CDS encoding YunC family protein, whose product is MEGIRIPLTEKEAEGFVVPLGPANLVFAKTDRGLVGCGAFDVAALERFGYPAARVRPAEGSSIRDLDDLLAGIIAVANEPAAKRGIAPGMTGREALELL
- the cofH gene encoding 5-amino-6-(D-ribitylamino)uracil--L-tyrosine 4-hydroxyphenyl transferase CofH is translated as MTDRIRTLLSDTLAGHRMTEGEALTLLGAKGRDIWAIAAAADEVREQKAGDAVTFVLNQNLHITNICKNLCGFCGFGRKATDPDAYMLGKEQVQAQARNAGARGVTEVCFLSGVHPAFTMESYEEMIGWVREVLPDVDIHACSPEEVFFAAERSGIPTVEALERLRAAGLGTLQGTAAEILVDEVRDVICPKKVRTADWVRIIREAHLMGIRSSGTIMYGSYESDADRARHLGILREIQDETGGFTELVTLPYIHQHTPLYQAGIARPGSTGREDILLIAVSRLFLDNFQNVQVSWGKVGTKMAQVCLLAGANDLGGTMFADAVTVSAGADEADYLDPAAMRRIAEDLGRPLVQRTTTYGRA